Genomic segment of Microbacterium hydrocarbonoxydans:
CAGGCCGTGCTCTGCGGTGGTGTGAGCCACCTCGTGCAGGCGGGCTTCGAGACCCTCACCGAGGCCGGCTACCAGCCGCAGATCGCGTACTTCGAGGTGCTCCACGAGCTCAAGCTGATCGTCGACCTCATGTGGGAGGGCGGCATCGCCAAGCAGCGCTGGTCGATCTCCGACACGGCCGAGTACGGCGACTACGTCTCGGGCCCGCGAGTCATCACCCCTGAGGTGAAGGAGTCGATGAAGGCGGTTCTCGCCGACATCCAGAGCGGTGCGTTCGCACAGCGCTTCATCGCCGACCAGGACAACGGCGCAGAAGAGTTCCTGGCCCTTCGCGCGAAGGAGGAGACGCACCCGATCGAGGAGACCGGCAAGGAGCTGCGCTCCCTGTTCGCCTGGAAGCAGCAGGACGAGGACTACGTCGACGGCAGCGCCGCGCGCTGATCTGACGACGGAGTGAAGAAGGGGCCCGGTGCGTATCGCACCGGGCCCCTTCTCGTACCGCTGAAGATCACTCCGCCGGAGCGTCTTCGACCTCGATCGGCGCATCGGCGGGATCGGCCCATACCGGCGCAGGCAGGAGTGTGTCGGTCGCGCCTCCTTGAATCTCGCGCAGTGCGGCTTCGATGTCGTCGGCATTCTCCGGCACGGCGAGTCCGCAGGTTCGCAGCTCGGAGGCGAACTTCAGAGTGAGACGGCTCTTGCCGGCCTCGACGGCCTCGGCGGTCGTGCCCGTGCGCTTCTCGCTGCCGGTCTGGATGTCAGAGACCTCGTCGCATACGTGGTAGACCGCACCCCCATCGACCCAGACGACCTCGTCTTTGCCGAGCAGCTGGATCACGGCCGACTGATCGGCTGTGTACTGCTCGACGGAGGGCGGGGAGAAATCGACGCCGATCACAGTCGCGAGCACGGCGAGCACGATGCCGACGATCCCGGCGGTCGCCTTCTGGCCCTTGTCCATGTCCTTGTTCAGGAAGATCAGGATGACCAGAGGCAGGAAGGCCACGATCGCGATGATCGCACCGAGTTGGTTCTGCACGAAGAAGCGCAGAGTCTCTGACCTGCGCGCAGGGTCGAGACGATTGGCTTTCTTCCACAGGATCGAACCGGTGATGGCGAGTGCAGCGATCGCGACGAGCAGCACGAGAAGCGTGACGAACGCCCACTGCGGGAACTGAGCGGTGACGCCCTGTTCCTCGAGAAGCCCGGTGTCTGGATCACGCACCAGCGTGCCGTCCTCACCGACGTACACCCGCTGACGCAGCAGCCAGAAGATCGACACCGCCTCGGCGGCGATCGCGAGCGCCCACAGGGCGACGGCGACCCATCGGAAGCTCGTCGCCTTCGATCTCGCCGCGGCCGTCGGCGTCCATCCCGCGGCGGGTCCGTCGGTGTCGCCCGGTGTCCTCTGGTCGACCCTCTTGTTCTGCTCGGCCACTGGCTGTCCTTCCGGAGAGGGCCCACGCTGGCCCAGATGCCCCCGAGCATAGTGGACACGGTGTCCTACGCTGGGGAGATGACTTCCGAATCCGACGACGCCCTGACATGGGACGGCGACGACGGCGGTGCTCAGGCGCGGCGCACTCCGAAGAAGCCCGCGCAGACGCACTCGGAGCCGACCGCGGCCGAGCACTCCGAGCGCGCAGCGGACGACTCCGCGTTGCCCGAAGGGTGGAACGCCGTCGGCAAGGGGAGCGGTGCGGTCGGTCGGCTCGGCGAGGTCGAAGAGGACGCGCGACCGTTGAGCACCGCGATGCTCCTGATCCTGGGAATCGTCGGTGGTGTCTATCTTCTCTACAGCGTCGGCTGGATCGTGGGCGGGTTGCGCCTGAAGCCGCTCGCGAACTTCTTCGTCGCCGACGCGATGTTCGTGCCCTGGTTCGTCCTCGCGGTGGCTGCTCCTCTGCTGTGGTTCCTGGCGAGTTGGGTGCTCACTCGCGGAAAGGCCGGGTGGATCCGGGTGTCGGCGCTCCTCCTCGGCGTCGTGCTCCTCGTGCCCTGGCCCTTCGTGACGGTGGGGGCGATCGGACTATGAGCGAGGCACAGATGCCACAGCATGCCCCGGCGGTGTCGCCTCGATGGCTCACAGCACTCGTTCTCGGGGTGGCGGGGCTCTTCTACGCCTACGCGATCTGGAACGCCGTCGCACACCTCATCACCATGGCGCAGGTCGGACTGAGCGGCGTCGGCTGGGCCACCCTGCTCTTCGGGGTGGTCTTCCCCGCCATCGTGTTCGTCTTCGCCTATCTGATCGCAAGGCGGCGGTCGGCAGGGGAGCTCGCACTCGTGCTCCTGGCGGGCCTCGGCGTCGTCGCGGTGTTCTGGTTGAGTCTGCTCGCCTACAGCCTGACGCTCGCGGCGTCGTGACGAGTCCGCGGTCGCTCGGTGTCACACGGCACGGAGCAGCAGGAGCGCTCGGGTACAGTTGAAGTGATCGCGCCCCCACGGTGTGCGGCGCATCGGCCCCCTGTCGCGCTGCCCCGAAGGATCCCTGTGCCGAAGCCCGTCGTGCTCCTCGCCGAAGTTCTCTCTCCCGCCACGATCGAGGCCCTCGGCCCCGACTTCGACGTCCGACACGTCGACGGCACCGATCGCGAGGCGCTGTTCGCGTCGCTCGCAGACGCCGATGCCGTGCTGATCCGCTCGGCGACGCAGATCGACGAGGAGGCGCTGGCACATGCGCCGAAGCTCAAGGTCGTCGCACGAGCAGGAGTCGGGCTCGACAACGTCGACATCAAGGCCGCCACGACCGCGGGCGTCATGGTCGTCAACGCGCCGACCTCGAACATCGTCTCCGCTGCCGAGCTCACGGTCGGACACATCCTCAGCCTCGCTCGCCGCATCCCCGCGGCACATGCGTCGCTCGCCGCCGGTCAGTGGAAGCGCAGCTCGTTCACGGGGGCAGAGCTCTTCGAGAAGACGGTCGGCATCATCGGCCTGGGCCGCATCGGCGCTCTCGTCGCCGCGCGCCTCGCCGCGTTCGACATGCGCGTCGTCGCGTACGACCCCTACGTCACCTCCGCACGCGCACAGCAGCTCGGTGTGCAGCTCCTCTCGCTCGACGAGCTCGTCGCAGAGTCCGACTTCCTCACGATCCACATGCCGAAGACGCCTGAGACGACCGGCATGATCGGCGCCGAGCAGTTCAAGGCCATGAAACCCTCGGCCTTCGTCGTCAACGTCGCTCGCGGAGGACTGATCGACGAGGAAGCGCTCCACGCGGCCCTGGTCGCGGGTGAGATCGCGGGCGCCGGTCTCGATGTCTTCACCTCCGAGCCGCCGGCCGAGGGCGGAACCGCTCGTCCGCTGCTCGACCTCCCCAATGTCGTCGTCACTCCGCACCTCGGTGCCAGCACGGAAGAGGCGCAGGAGAAGGCCGGAGTCTCGGTCGCGCGGTCCGTGCGCCTGGCACTCGGCGGCGACCTCGTCCCCGACGCTGTCAACGTGGCCGGGGGAGTCATCGACCCGTACGTGCGGCCCGGCATCTCGCTCGTCGAGAAGCTCGGTCAGATCTTCGCCGCGCTGGCGACGTCGCCTCTCACGAGCCTCGACGTCGAGGTGCACGGTGAGCTGAACGACTACGACGTCAGCGTGCTCAAGCTCGCGGCCCTCAAGGGCGTGTTCACCAACATCGTGAGCGAGACGGTCTCGTACGTCAATGCACCGCTGCTCGCCGACCAGCGCGGCATCGCGGTCCGACTGCTCAAGGACGACGTGAGCGACGAGTACCGCAACGTCATCACTCTGGCCGGTGCACTC
This window contains:
- the serA gene encoding phosphoglycerate dehydrogenase, producing the protein MPKPVVLLAEVLSPATIEALGPDFDVRHVDGTDREALFASLADADAVLIRSATQIDEEALAHAPKLKVVARAGVGLDNVDIKAATTAGVMVVNAPTSNIVSAAELTVGHILSLARRIPAAHASLAAGQWKRSSFTGAELFEKTVGIIGLGRIGALVAARLAAFDMRVVAYDPYVTSARAQQLGVQLLSLDELVAESDFLTIHMPKTPETTGMIGAEQFKAMKPSAFVVNVARGGLIDEEALHAALVAGEIAGAGLDVFTSEPPAEGGTARPLLDLPNVVVTPHLGASTEEAQEKAGVSVARSVRLALGGDLVPDAVNVAGGVIDPYVRPGISLVEKLGQIFAALATSPLTSLDVEVHGELNDYDVSVLKLAALKGVFTNIVSETVSYVNAPLLADQRGIAVRLLKDDVSDEYRNVITLAGALSDGTQLSVSGTLTGPKQAEKLVAINDHALELPIEKHHVVMLYTDRPGIVAVYGQKFGEAGINIAGMQISRLGAGDQALSVLTLDSPVSDDLLDDLRNEIDADLFRQIEITEV